The sequence GAGCAGGACGAGTGGTATTTCCTGGCCCGTACGGAACGGACCACCACGGACACCAGCGGACACACATGGCTGGAACGCCGCAGTGTCACGGGTCTGAGGTGGTGGACCTCCGCCGAACTGTCGGCAGCGCGTGAGACGGTGTACCCGACCGGGCTCGCCGACCTGCTCCGGAGGCTGCTCGACGAGGGTCCTCCGCGTACGCCGGTGGTCCTGGCCCCCGAAAGCGACTGAGCGCCCCGAAAGCGGCTGAGCGACCGGGGCGCCGGAGCCTGGCGCACAATGGGGAAACGCACGGCTGAAGGGGAACATGCCAATGAGCGCCGAGGACCTCGAGAAGTACGAGACCGAGATGGAGCTGAAGCTCTACCGGGAGTACCGCGATGTCGTCGGTCTTTTCAAATATGTGATCGAGACCGAACGGCGCTTCTACCTCACCAACGACTACGAGATGCAGGTCCACTCGGTCCAGGGCGAGGTGTTTTTCGAGGTGTCCATGGCGGACGCCTGGGTCTGGGACATGTACCGGCCCGCACGGTTCGTGAAGCAGGTACGGGTGCTGACGTTCAAGGACGTCAACATCGAGGAGCTCAACAAGAGCGATCTCGAACTTCCGGGTGGCTGAGTTGTCCACAATCGCCCGCTTGTCCACCAAGATCCACTGAGGTAGGGCGGACGCGTCAGAGTCGGTGCCGGAGGTGGTGCCGATATGAACGCACGGGGGGCTCTCGGGCGGTACGGCGAGGACCTGGCGGCGCGGCTGCTGGCCGACGCCGGCATGTCCGTACTGGAACGGAACTGGCGCTGTCGCGCCGGTGAGATCGACATCGTCGCGATGGACGGGGACGCGCTCGTCATCTGCGAGGTGAAGACCCGCAGATCGGGCGTGTTCGAGCATCCGATGGCCGCGGTCACCCCGGCCAAGGCCGACCGGCTGCGCCGGCTGGCCGCGCTCTGGCTGGAGCGGCACGGCGGCCCGCCGCCGGGCGGGGTGCGCATCGACCTGGTCGGTGTGGTGCTGCCCGCCCGCGGCGCACCCATGGCCGAGCATGCGCGGGGGGTGGCCTGATGGGGTTCGCGCGTGCCTGCTCGGTGGCCCTGGTGGGCGTCGAGGGCGTGGTGGTCGAGGTCCAGGCGGACCTGGAGGCCGGGGTGGCGGCGTTCACCCTGGTGGGGCTGCCGGACAAGAGCCTGGTGGAGAGCCGGGACCGGGTCAGGGCCGCCGTGGCCAACTCGGGGGCGGAGTGGCCGCAGAAGAAGCTCACCGTGGGGCTCTCTCCGGCCTCGGTGCCCAAAGGTGGCTCGGGTTTCGATCTCGCCGTCGCGTGTGCCGTGCTCGGCGCCGCGGAGCGGATCGACCCCGCGTCGATCGCCGACGTGGTGATGATCGGTGAGCTGGGGCTCGACGGCCGGGTGCGCCCGGTACGGGGCGTGCTCCCCGCGGTCCTGGCCGCGGCCGACGCCGGCTACCGGCAGGTGGTCGTCCCGGAACAGACCGCGGGCGAGGCGGCCCTCGTGCCCGGCGTCTCCGTGCTCGGGGTGCGCAGCCTGCGGCAGCTGATCGCGGTGCTCTGCGACGAACCGGTGCCGGACGAGCAGCGCTCCGCAGAGGAGGGCCGCCCCGACCCCATGCTCGCCGGGCTGATGGTCCCCGGCGCCGGCCTGGGCACGGGCCTCGCCAGGGGGTCCGCGGCAGCGGGGGAGGGTGCCCGGCCGGACCTGGCGGACGTGGCGGGGCAGGAGCGGCCGCGCAAGGCCCTGGAGATCGCCGCGGCCGGCGGTCACCACCTCCTGCTGACCGGTCCGCCCGGCGCGGGCAAGACCATGCTGGCCGAGCGGATGCCCGCGATCCTGCCGCCGCTCACCCGGCAGGAATCCCTCGAAGTGACCGCCGTGCACTCGGTCGCCGGCATCCTGCCGCCGGGCGAGCCGCTGGTCTCCCGGCCG is a genomic window of Streptomyces sp. NBC_00708 containing:
- a CDS encoding DUF2469 domain-containing protein — protein: MSAEDLEKYETEMELKLYREYRDVVGLFKYVIETERRFYLTNDYEMQVHSVQGEVFFEVSMADAWVWDMYRPARFVKQVRVLTFKDVNIEELNKSDLELPGG
- a CDS encoding YraN family protein, translating into MNARGALGRYGEDLAARLLADAGMSVLERNWRCRAGEIDIVAMDGDALVICEVKTRRSGVFEHPMAAVTPAKADRLRRLAALWLERHGGPPPGGVRIDLVGVVLPARGAPMAEHARGVA
- a CDS encoding YifB family Mg chelatase-like AAA ATPase, producing MGFARACSVALVGVEGVVVEVQADLEAGVAAFTLVGLPDKSLVESRDRVRAAVANSGAEWPQKKLTVGLSPASVPKGGSGFDLAVACAVLGAAERIDPASIADVVMIGELGLDGRVRPVRGVLPAVLAAADAGYRQVVVPEQTAGEAALVPGVSVLGVRSLRQLIAVLCDEPVPDEQRSAEEGRPDPMLAGLMVPGAGLGTGLARGSAAAGEGARPDLADVAGQERPRKALEIAAAGGHHLLLTGPPGAGKTMLAERMPAILPPLTRQESLEVTAVHSVAGILPPGEPLVSRPPYCAPHHSATMQSLVGGGNGLPRPGAVSLAHRGILFLDEAPEFSVKALDALRQPLESGHVVVARSAGVVRLPARFLMMLAANPCPCGRHTLSGAGCECPPAAVRRYRARLSGPLLDRVDLRVTVDPVTREDLMGRGGRGEPTATVAARVREARERAAERLAGTPWTTNSEVPGHELRTRLAAAPGALMVAERDMERGLLTARGLDRVLRVAWTVADLRGAARPDASDVVAALELRSGIPRGAALGVGAA